The following DNA comes from Camelina sativa cultivar DH55 chromosome 14, Cs, whole genome shotgun sequence.
ACTTAGATTTCGAGGTGTTATATTAATCGGCTGATACGGAGGATGTCCACATTTGGTGAATTTTTGCAGGTCTGACAATGGTGAAATGGATGTAAATTATCAGGTCATTTCTGCAAAAGATCTAGTAGATTCTGTTTTCACTCGAGGAGGCTGGTCTAACTTTTTGGTATGTTCGTCTTTAGTAGTCCTCAAGCGAAATGCTTTCGATTCTCCATTTGTCAACGATATAGTTTTCTCACTCTCATATATATTTCTCCTTTGGTTTAGTGCTCAGAGGAAAAGCTTCAGCAACCTGTTGTTGATGTCGTACTTGTGTTCATTGGCAGAGAGGTAAGAGTTTCTGTATCTATGAACTGGCTACTCTGTATGAGCTTTAACAAATACAAGaactttttctttggtttagatTAGTATTTAGGCTTTGAGTTTGTTGATTTTCTATTTTCGGATATGTTTAAGAAACTTTGTGCTCAAAGCATCGTTCTTTCTAATATTTACATGTCCTAAACATTGCCTGCTGTGATTTTTTACTGCTTCTTTGCTTAGTACTCTCTTTCGTTTACAGTTACGGTCTTCGGATGTTTCTTCACGTCGGAACTCGGATCCTGCCCTTGTTAACACTTTGAAGGTAAGGTAGTTTTACTTATATTGTGGAATCATGGGTGTGTTGCATATTGACGTTCTTTTGTCTGCACGATATTTAACATTCAATTCTTTGTTGTTTTATCAGAATCTGTATACAGCTTCCAATTTCTCATTGGCATTTCCGTATATTGCTGCACCAGAGGAGGAAAGGATGGAAAACTTGTTGCTTTCAGGGCTTAAAGAAGCTTGTACTCACAATGTAGGAGTCAGCAATATCGTGTTCTCAGATTCGTGTTTTGTTGAAGATGGAACAATTCAGAGGCTATCGAACGTGCAGGCTTTCAAAGTAAATCCGTTTATGCTTTCTTTAATCCGGGAATGCATTGGTCAATGATATTTCACATTCCTATTTACCCACTCTTTCTCTTGAACCTTctaatgtttcttttaaataaacGACAGGATCATTTGGTTGCTagaaaagaaatgagaaaagaaggagaaaccGACTTGGTTGTGCTCTGCTCTGAGGGATCTGAATCATCAAGTCAATCTGACCAGTCACATTCAGACCGTAAGTGGACAGATCATGGTTACAAAAGAAGTGTAGCATTAAAATACTAAAGTTCTAAGTTAACTAAGTTTGCTTTGAACCACTGCTGCAGGTGAAATCATCTCTGAGATTGTTAGCTCAGTGGAGCAATCTGGAACTAAATACGCAGCTCTTTATGTTTCTGATCCTTATTGGTACACTTCATACCAAACTCTCCAAAGGTTTTTGGCTGAAACCGCAACAGGAAACGCCACAGTTAATGCTACTACAACCTGTGATGAACTCTGCAAATTTAAGTCATCACTCTTGGAGGGTATCTTAGTGGTAAAGTCATCATCAGCCTTTAAAGCTTAATTTCGCTAGCTTGCAGCTTGTgattccttatatatatatattgtctttgATAAggactgtttcttttttttcagggAATcgtttttcttctcatcttgaTAAGTGGACTTTGTTGTATGGCGGGCATCGACACGCCGACTAGATTTGAGACTCCTCAAGATTCTTAAAACGCAAGACTTGAGCAATCACGCCTCTCTCTTATCTTTGCCTTCTTGTGCTGATTTTTGCATTTTGTGAAGGTTTCCAAATGTGGATTGTTACATTACTTGAATATATGTGTGTGCATGTGATAAAAATCtcctttttgtattattttctctattcacttatttgtgttttgtatttatCGAAAAGGTTTATAGTACTTCTAATAATTGAGAACGTTGAAGACGACCGAGAGTTTTACCAGATTTTTTTGTCTACTGGTGTTTTTAGACCTTCTCCCAtcatgtttttttacttttaccattactgttttttttttggtcattgaATCAGGCATATACATCAAAAACCCCAATATGCAAATTATAATGAGCCCcacaaaaaatgtatttattgttGCAGCGTCTTAATAACGAAGACCCATTATGTCTTGCGAGTTGCGACCCATCATCCATCACTCTTCCTCACCAACAATCCCAGGCAGtgaaacaacataacaacaCTTTTTGGATGTATGCACATATATGTGCCTCAAATTAGCTTCTTACCTATCTTGTTTCCCATGCttgttataattaatcaaatgtgGTCACATATTAATCTT
Coding sequences within:
- the LOC104742995 gene encoding uncharacterized protein LOC104742995 produces the protein MMMRMRMIQVTLLVVALVDFGLASPPSTVPAFLWSPHLQSDNGEMDVNYQVISAKDLVDSVFTRGGWSNFLCSEEKLQQPVVDVVLVFIGRELRSSDVSSRRNSDPALVNTLKNLYTASNFSLAFPYIAAPEEERMENLLLSGLKEACTHNVGVSNIVFSDSCFVEDGTIQRLSNVQAFKDHLVARKEMRKEGETDLVVLCSEGSESSSQSDQSHSDREIISEIVSSVEQSGTKYAALYVSDPYWYTSYQTLQRFLAETATGNATVNATTTCDELCKFKSSLLEGILVGIVFLLILISGLCCMAGIDTPTRFETPQDS